CTGTACTACTTCTATATATGTAAGTTAAAGAGCATTTCCTTTTTctatacatttttctcttttttcaatcACACGGAAACAAGAACCATAAATAATACTGACAGGTACTTGGGCAAAAACTAGTCAGCTTGGGTCTTGGAAAGGCTGTCATTATAGCTACTGCATTCCGTACTGTTGTGAGAGCCAAGTAACTTTCAGTTAGACTTCTGACTCCATGagtgtttataaaaaaaatatttgtaataaaaattcATCTTCCCTCTCTGTTAATTATAGAAAGAGATACACACCATTGGTTTTTCTCAATGCTTCTACCAGACAAAGAACTTCTTCCTGAATTCAGTCTTCAATAGTTTTCTTTCCCATTCCCATAGACCTTAAGACCATGAGGGAGAAACGCCATGTTTGCTTCCAGGTTTCCCCACTGCTGCAGATGATGCCTGTTCAGACAAAAAAATCTATTACCGTGGACTCTAGTTGAGATTGTTCATCTCAGGAAATAATTCTGACTCCTACTGAGGTACAGACAACACAGCTGTGTCAGCCATACCCTGCCTGACACCTCTCTTAATGCCACCTAGTATTTTACCACCAGAACTCTAGATTTCACACACTACAGAGCTTGTTTCTTCTATTAACTTCTCAAAACCTCAGAGTAACTTTGTGAATCTTTGGACTCCTACATTTTTTAGACAAGGAGGTTGTCAgcaaaatgtttcctttatgatcACAAAGATAATAAACTGTGTCGAGGCAAGGTCGGTGCTAGCTTTTCTACTTATGAATTTTAGAAATATTGTCAAGTGGTAATTTTAGAGAAAAATGAATACTGGAAGATGACTGAGTGGTTAAATGTTTGCTTATTATGTTCAAGGCCTTGAGTGGAGACTGAGGGTAGGTGCAGAAACTCCAGCTTTGGAAAGGATCTCACAAATAATGTTCCTCAGATAAGGGATATGTATATAATTGACAATTTACTCTTTATGGGTTAAAATATAGTCTCTTCTTGCTTAATATCTGGCATGTATGGTGTGATCTTTGCATCCAGAAGGTTCAACATGAATTCTCTAAATTTGAAACATGACCACGGCAGAAGGTAAGTCCATAAAAAATAAACTTGTCAAAAAAGTCTTAGAGAACAATGCAGAGGAACAAAAGACCCTTTGTCACTTGTGGTAGCATTAAGTTTTCCATCAGAAGACTTGACAGCTTCTTACCAGCTGCAAAAATCAATGGCTAATATACAGGTTTCAAGATATCACAGTTTCAACTTGTGGCTATTAGCCTATGAAAAATTGGAAAATAGCTACATTATCAGTGTAAACCATAATATGTATATTGAATGTTCCTATTTTTCTAGGTTATTGACATGCGTTCTAATATGCCCTCCTAATCTTTGGTAACATGACAGACCTCCTAATTAGCCATGAAACCATGGACGACAACAACCCATACTCTGCAATGTGCTATGCGAGGCCATGGTGTTTGGTAGGTAGACTACCATAACTGTATTTTCAACTTAGGCTAGTTTTGGCTTAGATGGGTTTAAAGGGATGTAATCTCGTTGTGAATTGAAAAACAGCTACACTTACACTTTAGAAGCATTCCTAATTGGTTGACAGTTTCCTGAGGAAAACTAGGTCTTCCATTCTCAACATTTCTCAcatgcctgtagttctttgtgtggtGTTGAGGCTTAATGGGCTTTTCCCCATCCACTTCAGCATGTCTATTGGTGCCAACCATTTTTCCTAATATCTGGGAAACCATGTCAGTGAGAATCATAGATCTAGCTCCTGACATTAATGGGAGACTACAGCAAACTCCCCCATTCCTGTGGTTTTTACTATCTTTCTGCCCACTCTTCACAATGATGCCTCAGCCTCAGGTGCAGGAATACTTGATAGATGTTTccactgggactgggctccacaactctgtatgttaattggttattcaatacaaatggtcagccctgaaaacatgtgTACAAGTATCATCATACAAAATTAGCAGCTTATATTCAGGAATATATATctacaaacaaatatatatataataacagtCACTGGGGGGgaaaggtcatgaatttgaaaagcaATAAGGAGGGATATATAAGGGATTAAAAGAAgtaaagagaagggaaaatgttgtaattatattattatattctcaaaaataaaaggaaaaagctaTTTCTAATATCAGGCCACTATGTACACACTGAGTGGCCTGTGGCCCTCTTTTGGAGACAGCATGGCTGTGTTTTTTCTCCTATTCTGCTGTATTCACACATGTCTTACAATTTCTAGAGATAAATAGTAGATGCAAATCATTAAATATTCATATCTATGTCGGTTCCCACATTAtacacacttttaaaatcatCTAGATCCATACTCAGACCATGAAACAAAATATAGAGACTAAAATAGTTTGgtacttttttttctgcttttgtcttACTATCTTTATCATTACACTTACCGGCTATAGTATAAAATGAGTACATCATAGTCACAAGCTAAAGCTTCATGCGTCATTGGGACAATCTGTGTAAAATATTGAAAATTGGGTAATGATCCCTTAATTACAGCACATTTCGTTACTGATCGCAAGAGGTGAACAGGGGTTGGGAAAAggtgaaggaaagaaaacaaattggtCAATGTATGCTATATCTATGTTCACACCAAATGCCACTGAGTCAACTAAGGCACATTAATCAAAATTTacacaaacataaaatgaaatctgaaatgaataaaaatctGAATTATTATTTCAAGCGAAAGGAGCCagactcttaaaaaaataaataccacaGTGTTTTCTGTTATAGAAAAcctagaggtgtgtgtgtgtgtgtgtgtgtgtgtgtgtgtgtgtgtgtgtgtggcaaggaatgaaagaagaaagcccAGGAGAGAGGAATAAGAGATTTAAGAGGAGAGATTAAAAGATAGTATAACAAAtaacgctgctacaaacatggttgagcaaatttccttgttgtgtacttgagcaccttttggatatatgcctaggagtgttatagctggatcttgaggaagcactattcctaattgtctgagaaaggtccagattgatttccaaagtggttgtatgagtttacattcccaccagcaatggaagagggttccctttctccaccacctctccagcatgtgttgttgcttgagttttttatcttagccattctgatgggtgtcaggtgaaatctcaaccatgtttgtagcagctttatttgtaatagccagaacctgaaaacaacccagttgtccatcaacggaggaatggatacagaaattgtggtacttttacacaatggaatactactcagcaattaaaaacgaagaaaccatgaaatttgcaggcaaatggtgggacctagaaacaatcatcctgagtgaggtatcccagaaggagaaagacacacacagtatatactcagttatatagacctataagataggataagcatactgaaatctatacacctaaataagataaacaagaaagaggacctggggtaagttgatcaatcttcacttagaaagacaaatgggatgggcagtggatgtaggagaaaacaagtaacaggacaggagcctaccacagatggcctgtgaaagactctacctagcagtgtatcaaagcagatactaagactcataaccaaacctttggcagagtgcagggaatcatatgaagaaagggggagttagtatgacgtggagaggacaggagctccacaaggaccaaatatatctggccacaggggtcttttatgagactgtatcttcaACCCAGGAccaagtatggatataacctacaacctctgcttggaagtagcccatggtagctcagtatccaagtgggtaccgtaataaggggaacatggactgtttctgacatgaactctttgacctcctctcctccacccccaccccaaaggaggagcatccctgctatgccacagaggaggactgtgcagccagtcctgaagatacctgataaaccagggtcagatgaaaggggaagaggtcctcccctatcagtggacttggaaaggggcagggagaatatgagggagcaagggtgggattgggaaggaatgagggagcaggatacagtagGAATACAAAATtgacaaactgtaactaatattaaaaaataataataaatatctaCAAAAAAAACATAGTATAATAGGTGAAGGCAGAGATGGGGCCACTGGGGAGAATAAGGGAATCAGTATGAGGCACAAAAATGAGAGAGGACAGTGGGAAGATGACAGCAGCAAAGGTTGCAAAAAAATGACATAAGAAAACACTTTGTGTATGCTGTCTTtaaattgttttgatttttacatTCATGGACTTATAAGTACTTACAATTTCTCAGTTTTCCTGCCTATATAGCTTCACTGCCATTTGTACACTCTTGGATgtgctccaagaaaaaaaaaaaaaaaaaccttacctAACCCTTGCCTTTTTTTTATTGAGTAAAATTGATTGTATTCTGCCAGAAAACTCATCTCCACGGTCAATCAGAGCTTCCTTCAGTGCTTCATATCCATGCAGAACCACAGTGGGCTTCATGCCCAGGTACACGGTGAACACGGGGCCATACTCATTTGCTAGCTGAAAAACAGAGCAGGGGTGAACAGTGAGAGTAAAATTTTCACACTTGCTTAAgagatattttaatgtttattcaatCAGTGACTTAGAATCCAGTAGCTTAATAAAAAAAGGACATGAAAACAGGAATTATTCTACTGCCTACATTGCTGCTACTATTCTTCTTCTAACAATGGAGACAGTGATACATACTTGCTCACATTTTACTTTTACCTTTTCCTGTCAACCTGCGTTTCCATCACAATTCTCTTCCAGCCTGTTCTTACAGTAAACAGTGTGTTTTTCTTCCTGAGGACAGGGCATTTCTCCCAGTCACCCCACTGTTCACTAATAATCAGCTCCTGCCCTCCATTCTCCATGTCATCTTTATGCTGAAGTCTCTGGGTTTTACCAGTACTGAGGACATAGCAGGATAGACATGCCTGCTCTCCAGACTGTATCTTCTATAACGTTTTGTGTGTTCCGATCACCCTTAAAACCCGCTACTTGCACAGagcatgggatctgatgcccaagAGCCATTCATCACTATTCAATGCAAACACAGCCAACTAACCTGTGAGGAATCATtgcataaaaaagaaatagacagtAAAACTCAGAGAGATTTTAAAACTTGCCCCagactttgagttaattttgaactTCCAATCCAGGAAGAAGGAACCGTGGGGGCAGTAAATGGTCTGGTGACtggcagtctcagaaaaaaacacatagaTTTCTGCTCATCCCTTCATGCTTCACAGAATGACTGCCATCTGGATCAATGTTAGAAAAGTCATTGACTCATTATCCAGATTTGACAATAGTGCTCAGAATTCCTAAATTCTGGTTATGTCCTTGACTTCAAATCATTGTATCCTCTCAATAATATAGACTTAAGAACATATGACATTTTTGTAACCGTACACAGTTGCATCTGCACTGGAGTTAATGAAAGAACAATTGCTGTACTGAAAAGGGACCAAAAACAGGACGTGAACGCCAACTGTTCTGCTTCTGACATTGCCACAAATTATCTCCTGTATCCCGTTTCCTTCTAGATTTATGTAGAGCACAGATTTAGGGCTGGGTtagggttaaaaaaaatcattttcattcttGGATTAAGGAGATGGTTCCATATACAAAGTACTTGTTGGGCtcacataaaacctgacacagtcaggcacacacacaatccTAGGGATCCCACAACAAAAAGTGAGACAGTCAGGAGAATCCCCAGAAAATCATAGCCTGCAAGCCTGAGTTACACGGCAGTGTCTGACAAAGACACTGTCTCTAATAAGATGACAAACAGGACAGATACCCAAGCTTTTCCTCCGGCTGCCACATGCTTGCGTGTAGAGCAATACTtaaacatacatatgcacacatatacggatcatacacacacacatttactctTGACTTGGGCCTGCAGATGCCTGAGTAACTAAAAACAGGTTAAATCTTAACATTTCTGCCTTCAGGTCATACCTCTCTGCTTCACCAGGAGTGTGGTTCAATTCATCTTGGACTAGGCTAGGTTATCATTATCCTAAAAGGCTAATCCTCTTGCTTAAAGGTTGAAGCCATCAACCTGACTGAGGTCCTTTAAAGCTCACCAGTCCTGTTTCAGAACTACCACAGTGGCACCTGCTGGCCTTTAATAATTATCCTCAACTACTAAAAACAACAGAACTCTGCTGGCAGCTTGCTCTAGGAAGGAGACACTCCATAAAAAAGAGTAGTCATCTCCTGGGAAACAAAATACCCCATCCAGAATCCCAGGAGATTGTCTCTGAGCAATTCAACAACTTCCAGGATACAAAAGGAAATCAGTTTCCTCAGCACCAAATGGGCATTCCCCCTACCCATAAGAACTAGAAACTTCCTCAAGATCTTTCCAACATTGATAAGACTGTGCCGTGCAAACCCCTCaaaccttgtttttgtttttccacctgTAGAAAACCTCAACACTGTCAACCCAAAGAAAACCTCtgaatctctctctatatatatatcaaacTGGCCACCATGATATTAAAATACCTTTCCTTGCTGTACTGTTAACTTGTACACCTACAAGTGGCTAAATTAGTCAGTTGCAATCTCAAGTATCAGGATTTTCTTCTTGGCCCCTGCTAACATCTGCATGCAGTCTCGGACCACATATTATTTGAACTGAGGATATATGTTTTGCTCACTGAAAATCACTGAGAAGAAGCTAGTCATACTTACCACACTCAAAGATTTGCTGATATTTTTCATATCCACGTGCACAATATTTCCAACAATTGGTAGAGGAGGGGGTCCAGGTGGGAGCTTCCCTTTACGTTGGTGCTGACTCCAtaggaaaagaaaacccaaacaagaaagacaaaccccCAAGATGATGAAGAGAGCCATTGGCACACTAAACAAATACACTAGAGAGCTTAAACTCTAAGGGTCAATAATTGTAGCTCTAAAAGTACATTGTGTTTGGACTTTGAGTATGACCTCTTTAATATCAGTATACTTTGGTCTGCTTAAACAAAACTGCTGATTTCCTAACATTGTTTTTCTATGTGTTTGCCATcaactctcccttctttttatttatttttaaattttatttattctttattaattacagtttattcactttgtatcccagctgtagcctctccctgggcccctgccaatcccaccctccctccctcttctcctaccatactcctcccctagtccattgataggggaggccctgctccctatccatctgaccctagcctatcagatctcatcaggattgtctgcattgtcttcctctgtgacctggtaaggcacCCACCCCATCctctcatcagggggaggtgatcaaaggtccagccactgagttcatgtcagagtcagcccctgtccccttactagggaacccacttggtcactgaactgacatgagctacatttgtgcaagggttctaggttatctccatgcatggtcccctGACATTATCACTCCTCCAGATCTACTGTTCTTCCATATCACTTCAGAAAGGAACAGGTCTCCCAAGGTTAACACTCAAATATTGTATAACAAGATAAGACTGAGCACAAAcgctcatatcaaggctggatagGCCAACCAAGTAGGACAGAAAGGATCCCAAGAACAAGCAAAAGAATcattgttcagtttctgtgagcccataTGAGCCCTGCTTATTTGATACTATGGATGTGTTCCTCTGGTGTCTTtaaacctctggcttccacaatccttcctccctgtcttcctcagATTTCCCTGATATTTGTCTATGGGTATATGGATAAATTCATATCGGCAGCCAGAGGAAGCCACTCTGATGGTGATTGGGCTGGGCattgatctatgagtacagcagaatatcactaggaatcattttgttgccttttttatttttttatttttttggccatttgtgctTGGTTCTACCCTAGATCACTGGGCCTTCCAGCTTCCAGTTCCTGGCCATGAGCAGTGTCAGGCAAGGGCTCCCATTCCTGGTGAGAGTGTCCATGGCTCATGCAGCAGCAAAAGTcgggttgatatccatggagaCCATACTGAGATCAGTCACACAGGCTGACACCAGGAACCATGTGGATGTCTGTGGTCCATGCTGTTGCCAGCAACCATGTGTAAGTTCAGGATCCAGGTTCCTGCTGAATGTAAAGGGCAAATATGCTACTTTTGCCATAGtattgatgactgcagactcacagttgaaAAAAAGGGACATAAAAGAAGTCTGTGACAATCCCTACTCCCAGACCTGCCCCCTAAGTGTAACAGCATAGACAGAAAGCTTCTGAAGagaacaattaaaatgtaataatgaaaaaaaagaaaaaaatgtaacaatgATGCTGAAGTATAGCTTTCCAtaattgatggcttctggcagaTGTTCAGTTGGAAagactctattttctttttttaatgtaaatttatttttataacttacTCATTTTGCATCTCAATTATAACCTCCTTTCATCCACTCCCAGTCCCatgctccttccttcttctccccaatCCCACACCTCTagccttcagaaagaagtagccctcctcccctactttctGACCTCATCCTaacaagtctcattaggactgcctgcatcctctttccttgtggcctggaaagggAACCCCACCAGGGTGGTGACCACAGAGAGACCAACAGAGTCCATGAcaaagagacagcccctactccccttaatAGGGGACCAACATGGAGATTGAGCCACCTCTGAGAAaggtttttaggtcctctcc
This is a stretch of genomic DNA from Meriones unguiculatus strain TT.TT164.6M chromosome 1, Bangor_MerUng_6.1, whole genome shotgun sequence. It encodes these proteins:
- the LOC132648734 gene encoding cytochrome P450 2C70-like — protein: MALFIILGVCLSCLGFLFLWSQHQRKGKLPPGPPPLPIVGNIVHVDMKNISKSLSVLANEYGPVFTVYLGMKPTVVLHGYEALKEALIDRGDEFSGRIQSILLNKKKARVRLKMLLGGCQRDWCNKWITSRNKIILQVTILLILLQLIYPVKAKLHF